One window from the genome of Dioscorea cayenensis subsp. rotundata cultivar TDr96_F1 chromosome 3, TDr96_F1_v2_PseudoChromosome.rev07_lg8_w22 25.fasta, whole genome shotgun sequence encodes:
- the LOC120250074 gene encoding protein FAM50A-like, producing MDGAIGKIDLSLIFLVNSPSGTVFLKSIDTLDVVKDAQKLFELLDSIVEEIGEENVVHVVIDSAFAYVDVGDLLMQNRTKLFLSPCAAHCNNLILNDMAKKRKALVDEEEAEDDEEANTKEEEQEDVMVEDDDDDDDDDDDDDDEGLQI from the exons ATGGATGGAGCGATCGGAAAAATAGATCTCTCactaatttttttggttaatagCCCGAGTGGAACTGTTTTCCTTAAATCTATCGATACCTTAGATGTAGTAAAAGATGCTCAGAAGTTGTTTGAGTTGCTTGATTCAATTGTGGAGGAAATTGGGGAGGAAAATGTTGTGCATGTGGTGATTGATAGTGCTTTTGCTTATGTGGATGTTGGTGATTTGTTAATGCAGAATAggacaaaattatttttgtctCCTTGTGCTGCACATTGCAATAATCTGATTTTGAATGACATG gcaaagaaaaggaaagccCTTGTAGATGAAGAGGAggcagaagatgatgaagaagctaATACAAAGGAAGAGGAGCAAGAAGATGTTATggtagaagatgatgatgatgatgatgatgatgatgacgatgatgacgaTGAAGGGTTACAAATTTGA